A portion of the Scleropages formosus chromosome 15, fSclFor1.1, whole genome shotgun sequence genome contains these proteins:
- the alkal2b gene encoding ALK and LTK ligand 2, with translation MTTPRTPVFMALLLLIFSAGHSKPSAVPMGSKDEDVSLFQLIVDKVMQAKERQAEESDSQRPSRQPEHSPDSQDVQDYKVRHDSQVLEVFPRDLRQKEKFLKHLTGPLYFSPKCSKHFYRLYHNTRDCTIPAYYKRCARLLTRLAGSQRCMEG, from the exons ATGACCACACCGCGCACGCCTGTCTTCATGGCACTCCTACTGCTGATCTTCAGCGCCGGACACTCCAAGCCCAGCGCGGTTCCCATGGGCTCCAAGGATGAGGACGTGAGCCTCTTCCAGCTCATCGTGGACAAAGTGATGCAGGCGAAGGAGCGGCAGGCCGAGGAGAGCGATTCCCAGCGCCCTTCCAGGCAGCCAGAACACTCGCCCGACTCGCAGGATGTGCAGGATTACAAAGTGCGACACGATAGTCAAGTTCTCG AAGTATTTCCTAGAGACCTGAGGCAGAAGGAGaagtttttaaaacacttgACGG GTCCTCTCTACTTCAGTCCAAAGTGCAGTAAACACTTTTATAGGCTATATCATAATACCAGAGACTGCACAATACCAGCAT ATTACAAAAGATGTGCCAGACTCCTCACAAGGTTAGCAGGAAGTCAAAGATGCATGGAAGGCTAA